In the Nitrospirota bacterium genome, one interval contains:
- a CDS encoding lipid A biosynthesis acyltransferase, translating into MSLAWRQQQERGSRTAIRLMAWVAQSLGRPTARILLHPICLYFLLASGSARKAITQFRERLFGRPVGWCDLYRHYLAFASTILDRVYFLRGRFDLFDIQIHGLEVLDQELAKGRGCVLLGSHLGSFEVVRAVGLSRQHIEIRVLMDEQNAPLIRHLIQELNPAVAETVIQVGGPGTMLQVKECLDRGGVVGIMGDRVMQHDQSLACTFLGGQARFPTGAMRLARVVHAPVVLFFGLYRGGDRYEVYLESFSEGMQLSSDQRPIDLQQWTQRYADRLEAVCRRAPDNWFNFYEFWNDSN; encoded by the coding sequence GTGAGCCTCGCTTGGCGACAGCAGCAGGAGCGCGGGAGCCGGACGGCCATCCGGTTGATGGCCTGGGTTGCGCAATCGCTCGGCCGTCCGACCGCTCGGATCCTGCTCCATCCGATCTGTCTCTACTTTCTACTGGCGTCAGGGTCTGCCCGCAAGGCGATCACGCAATTTCGCGAGCGGTTGTTTGGTCGGCCGGTCGGGTGGTGCGATCTCTATCGCCACTACCTTGCCTTCGCCTCAACGATCCTTGACCGGGTCTATTTTCTGCGCGGCCGGTTTGATCTGTTCGATATTCAGATCCATGGGTTGGAGGTGCTAGACCAGGAGTTGGCGAAAGGCCGTGGCTGTGTGCTCCTGGGGTCGCACCTTGGAAGCTTTGAAGTGGTGCGGGCCGTAGGACTGTCCCGTCAGCACATCGAGATCCGCGTCCTGATGGATGAGCAGAACGCGCCCTTGATTCGTCACCTGATTCAGGAGTTGAATCCCGCCGTCGCTGAGACGGTCATTCAGGTCGGCGGGCCCGGCACCATGCTGCAAGTAAAAGAATGTCTGGATAGGGGTGGTGTCGTCGGGATCATGGGCGATCGTGTGATGCAGCACGATCAGTCGCTTGCCTGTACCTTCTTGGGGGGGCAGGCCAGGTTTCCAACCGGAGCGATGCGATTGGCCCGCGTCGTCCATGCTCCGGTGGTCCTGTTCTTCGGGCTGTACCGGGGGGGGGACCGCTATGAGGTGTATCTGGAGTCCTTTAGCGAAGGGATGCAGCTGTCGTCCGATCAGCGTCCCATCGATCTGCAACAGTGGACGCAACGGTATGCCGATCGCCTTGAGGCCGTCTGCCGCCGTGCCCCCGATAATTGGTTTAACTTTTATGAATTTTGGAACGACTCAAACTAG
- a CDS encoding LolA-related protein, which yields MNFGTTQTRWIFVLSVLLLAGNVAEVTAESSLSLGDRSGNVWTVEQVVASLKEGREPSVSFEEATYSSLLTEPLIVRGLLRFTPPSTLEKEVLEPYRERYLIEGDRVTFESERKHVKKTISLEDYPALRSFVEAFRATLTGDVAQLKKVYETTVDGTSRQWTLLLRPYDPAGKSMVDYLLLSGSEGRLTTIAIRAPDGDRSVMTLRRGPSK from the coding sequence ATGAATTTTGGAACGACTCAAACTAGGTGGATCTTTGTCCTCAGCGTCCTGCTGTTGGCTGGAAATGTCGCCGAGGTAACCGCGGAGAGTTCCCTTTCTCTCGGCGATCGTTCGGGTAACGTCTGGACGGTCGAGCAGGTTGTGGCCTCGCTGAAAGAGGGTCGGGAGCCCTCGGTATCGTTTGAAGAAGCGACCTACTCCTCATTGCTCACCGAGCCCTTGATCGTGCGCGGCCTGTTGCGTTTCACGCCTCCGTCGACGCTGGAGAAGGAAGTGCTGGAGCCGTACCGCGAACGGTACCTCATTGAGGGAGACCGGGTGACCTTCGAGAGTGAACGCAAGCATGTGAAAAAAACTATTTCACTGGAAGACTATCCGGCGTTACGCAGCTTTGTCGAAGCCTTTCGGGCGACGCTCACGGGCGATGTGGCACAGCTGAAGAAAGTGTACGAAACCACCGTCGACGGCACCAGTCGACAATGGACATTGCTGCTCCGTCCCTACGATCCGGCCGGAAAATCCATGGTCGACTATCTGCTGTTGTCCGGGTCGGAAGGGCGCCTGACGACCATCGCCATTCGAGCGCCAGATGGCGACCGCTCGGTGATGACGCTTCGCCGGGGACCATCCAAATGA